The Streptomyces sp. NBC_01275 genome has a segment encoding these proteins:
- a CDS encoding acyltransferase family protein yields the protein MFHAVSSLVPSPRSPQNQNDQHDQSRDRPSAGTSARTSGEPDRRSSGQPAKQRDAFFDNAKYLAIVLVAVAHSWEPLKGDSRVLQAAYLLVYAFHMPAFIVVSGFFSRSFDASPSRLKRLITGVAVPYVVFETAYPLFKRYVDHSPQQEISLLDPYYLTWFLCALFIWRLTTPIWKTVRHPLPVALGIAMLASVTPDVGDDLDLQRVLQFLPFFVLGLCLKAEHFRLVRRRSVRIAAVPVFAGALVFAWWAVTHMNTAWLYHRASAQELAAPWWAGPVMQLALFGCSLVLTACFFSWVPGRTMWFTTLGAGTLCGYLLHGFLIKGADYRGWFDHAWLHRPLGEIAVSVTVAVAVTLLCTRPVRRVFRFATEPTMDWAFKRDPAELAREREKQQEREKRQEREKADA from the coding sequence ATGTTCCACGCCGTCTCGTCTCTCGTTCCGAGCCCCCGCTCGCCCCAGAACCAGAACGACCAGCACGACCAGTCCCGGGACAGACCGTCCGCAGGGACGTCCGCACGGACGTCCGGGGAGCCGGACAGGCGCTCTTCAGGGCAGCCCGCCAAGCAGCGCGACGCGTTCTTCGACAACGCGAAGTACCTGGCGATCGTGCTGGTGGCCGTGGCCCACTCCTGGGAGCCGCTCAAGGGCGACAGCCGGGTCCTCCAGGCCGCGTACCTGCTCGTGTACGCCTTCCACATGCCCGCGTTCATCGTCGTCTCCGGCTTCTTCTCACGCAGCTTCGACGCGAGCCCCAGCCGGCTGAAGCGGCTGATCACCGGCGTGGCCGTGCCGTACGTCGTCTTCGAGACGGCGTACCCGCTCTTCAAGCGCTACGTCGACCACTCGCCCCAGCAGGAGATCAGCCTCCTCGACCCGTACTACCTGACCTGGTTCCTGTGCGCGCTGTTCATCTGGCGGCTCACCACGCCGATCTGGAAGACGGTCCGCCATCCGCTGCCGGTCGCGCTGGGCATCGCGATGCTGGCGTCCGTCACCCCGGACGTCGGCGACGACCTGGACCTCCAGCGGGTCCTGCAGTTCCTGCCGTTCTTCGTGCTGGGCCTGTGCCTGAAGGCCGAGCACTTCCGGCTGGTACGCCGCCGCTCGGTGCGGATCGCGGCCGTGCCGGTGTTCGCGGGCGCGCTCGTCTTCGCCTGGTGGGCGGTGACGCACATGAACACCGCCTGGCTCTACCACCGCGCCTCCGCGCAGGAACTGGCCGCCCCCTGGTGGGCAGGGCCCGTCATGCAGCTCGCCCTGTTCGGCTGCTCGCTGGTGCTGACGGCCTGCTTCTTCTCCTGGGTGCCGGGCCGCACGATGTGGTTCACGACGCTCGGCGCGGGCACCCTGTGCGGCTATCTGCTGCACGGCTTCCTGATCAAGGGCGCCGACTACCGCGGCTGGTTCGACCACGCCTGGCTGCACCGGCCGCTCGGCGAGATCGCGGTCAGCGTGACCGTGGCGGTGGCCGTCACCCTGCTGTGCACCCGGCCCGTACGGCGTGTGTTCCGGTTCGCGACGGAGCCCACCATGGACTGGGCCTTCAAGCGGGACCCGGCCGAACTGGCCCGTGAGCGCGAGAAGCAGCAGGAGCGCGAGAAGCGGCAGGAGCGCGAGAAGGCCGACGCCTAG
- a CDS encoding PP2C family protein-serine/threonine phosphatase, translated as MAEGRQRRAEAETLTARLKHLMHRVRTGVRRSAVDYFRGDGSDWIALAFLLLTVPLIAITTLANSVWCSPAALVLPIVAGGLLLRPASLLGLYAAAATALIVESVQLGPYTEGPSRVTPGVVLVVAACGFFGLLIAQFRSRVGVPWRRGGTMLFDLRERIRVQSKLPKLPPGWHREMALRPAGGQSFSGDFVVAARTNGGRTMEVVLTDVSGKGMDAGSRALLLSGAFGGLLGSLPPHAFLPAANGYLLRQDWDEGFATSIHLVLDLDSGDYELYSAGHPPGLQLSAGSGRWEEKAAEGPLLGVYEGAQFDPVKGSLRPGDVLMLFTDGLVETSDRDIVEGIDRLTGEADRYVAGGFQGAAWHLIEAVAKDVNDDRALLLVCREGPTAQASVLL; from the coding sequence ATGGCAGAAGGACGACAGCGGCGCGCGGAAGCCGAGACGTTGACGGCCCGGTTGAAGCACTTGATGCACCGGGTCCGCACCGGCGTGCGCAGAAGCGCCGTGGACTACTTCCGCGGCGACGGCTCCGACTGGATCGCGCTGGCCTTCCTGCTGCTCACCGTCCCACTGATCGCGATCACCACGCTCGCCAACTCGGTGTGGTGCTCACCCGCCGCCCTCGTCCTGCCGATCGTCGCCGGCGGCCTGCTGCTGCGCCCCGCCAGCCTGCTCGGCCTGTACGCCGCCGCGGCCACCGCCCTGATCGTGGAGTCGGTGCAGCTGGGCCCCTACACGGAGGGCCCCTCCCGGGTCACCCCGGGCGTGGTCCTCGTCGTGGCCGCATGCGGTTTCTTCGGGCTGCTCATCGCCCAGTTCCGCAGCCGCGTCGGCGTGCCCTGGCGGCGCGGCGGCACCATGCTCTTCGACCTGCGCGAACGCATCCGGGTACAGAGCAAGCTGCCGAAGCTGCCGCCGGGCTGGCACCGTGAGATGGCGCTGCGGCCCGCCGGAGGCCAGTCCTTCTCCGGCGACTTCGTCGTCGCGGCCCGCACCAACGGCGGCCGCACCATGGAGGTCGTCCTCACCGACGTCTCCGGCAAGGGCATGGACGCGGGTTCGCGGGCGCTGCTGCTGTCCGGCGCGTTCGGCGGCCTGCTCGGCTCGCTGCCCCCGCACGCCTTCCTCCCCGCCGCCAACGGCTACCTGCTCCGCCAGGACTGGGACGAGGGCTTCGCGACCTCCATCCACCTCGTCCTCGACCTCGACTCCGGCGACTACGAGCTGTACTCCGCCGGCCACCCGCCGGGCCTCCAGCTCAGCGCGGGCAGCGGCCGCTGGGAGGAGAAGGCCGCGGAGGGCCCGCTGCTGGGCGTGTACGAGGGCGCGCAGTTCGACCCGGTGAAGGGCTCGTTGCGCCCGGGCGATGTGCTGATGCTGTTCACCGACGGCCTGGTGGAGACCTCCGACCGCGACATCGTCGAGGGCATCGACCGCCTCACCGGCGAGGCCGACCGCTATGTCGCCGGCGGCTTCCAGGGCGCCGCCTGGCATCTGATCGAGGCGGTCGCCAAGGACGTCAACGACGACCGGGCCCTGCTGCTGGTCTGCCGCGAGGGGCCTACGGCCCAGGCGTCGGTGCTGCTCTGA
- a CDS encoding GNAT family N-acetyltransferase, translating to MTTEATGPSGLPAAELRVLRQDEWDMWYDTLIRAFGGVAESAEERELWRELTLCERSLGVWDDGVCVGTAGAFDFRLTVPGGASAPAAGVTMVGVSATHRRRGVLTSLMRRQLDDVRAWGRPLAVLTASEPEIYGRFGYAAATFGLHAEIDTARVRLSVPAGAEDVRLRYAAPAEALEACEAVYARTVPGRAGMLARRPGWERVWLLDPEGEREGASALQCVLAERDGEVTGYARFRVKPEWTDSGHDGQVRLQDLAAVDPVSEAALWRFLFGIDLTSSLKVRGRPMDEAWQHLVSDIRRCRLRVRDSLHVRLVDVGAALAARTYQAPVDVVLDVEDAFCPWNSGRLRLSGDAKGAVCEPTTDAADLALSVRELGAAYLGGVSLLSLAGAGLVRELRQGALAEAAVGFGSPAAPWLPHGF from the coding sequence ATGACGACTGAGGCGACCGGCCCCTCGGGGCTGCCCGCGGCCGAGCTGCGGGTGCTGCGGCAGGACGAATGGGACATGTGGTACGACACCCTGATCCGGGCCTTCGGCGGGGTCGCGGAGTCCGCCGAGGAGCGGGAGCTGTGGCGGGAGCTCACCCTGTGCGAGCGCTCCCTCGGCGTGTGGGACGACGGCGTGTGCGTGGGGACCGCGGGGGCGTTCGACTTCCGGCTGACGGTGCCGGGCGGGGCGTCGGCGCCGGCGGCGGGCGTGACGATGGTCGGCGTGAGCGCGACGCACCGGCGGCGCGGGGTGCTGACGTCGTTGATGCGGCGGCAGTTGGACGACGTACGGGCCTGGGGCCGGCCGCTGGCGGTGCTGACCGCGTCCGAGCCGGAGATCTACGGCCGGTTCGGGTACGCGGCGGCGACCTTCGGTCTGCACGCCGAGATCGACACCGCCCGGGTACGGCTGTCCGTGCCGGCCGGCGCGGAGGACGTACGGCTGCGGTACGCCGCGCCCGCCGAGGCGCTCGAGGCGTGTGAGGCGGTGTACGCGCGGACGGTGCCGGGGCGGGCCGGGATGCTGGCGCGGCGGCCGGGCTGGGAGCGGGTGTGGCTGCTGGACCCGGAGGGCGAGCGGGAGGGGGCGTCCGCGTTGCAGTGCGTGCTGGCCGAGCGGGACGGGGAGGTCACCGGGTACGCCCGGTTCCGGGTCAAGCCGGAGTGGACGGACAGCGGGCACGACGGGCAGGTGCGGTTGCAGGACCTCGCCGCGGTGGACCCGGTCTCGGAGGCGGCGCTGTGGAGGTTCCTGTTCGGGATCGACCTCACGTCCTCACTGAAGGTGCGGGGGCGGCCGATGGACGAGGCGTGGCAGCACCTGGTGTCCGACATCCGCCGGTGCCGGCTGCGGGTGCGGGACTCGTTGCACGTACGGCTGGTGGACGTCGGGGCGGCGCTGGCGGCGCGGACGTATCAGGCGCCGGTGGACGTGGTCCTGGACGTCGAGGACGCCTTCTGCCCGTGGAACTCCGGCCGCCTGCGACTGAGCGGCGACGCGAAGGGCGCGGTCTGCGAGCCTACGACGGATGCCGCCGATCTCGCTCTGTCCGTACGGGAGTTGGGGGCGGCGTACCTGGGCGGGGTGAGCCTGCTCTCGTTGGCCGGGGCCGGGCTGGTGCGGGAGCTGCGGCAGGGGGCGCTGGCGGAGGCGGCCGTGGGCTTCGGCTCACCGGCGGCGCCGTGGCTGCCCCACGGGTTCTAG
- a CDS encoding Fpg/Nei family DNA glycosylase, which translates to MPEGHTIHRLASDYADRFSGTAPRVTSPQGKFSDAAALLDGVGLTRTEAHGKHLFLGFRDGEWIHIHLGLFGKVAFGDAPAPPPTDTVRLRLAHSAAYVDLRGPTTCALITDGEKQAVHARLGPDPLRADADPAAAHARVSRSRTTIAALLLDQKVIAGVGNVYRAEVLFRHGIDPYRAGRDISRAEWDAIWADLVALMREGVRDNRIDTVRPEHTPQAMGRPPRVDDHGGEVYVYRRTHQPCHLCGDEIRTADLAARNLFWCPTCQKN; encoded by the coding sequence GTGCCAGAGGGGCACACGATCCACCGGCTGGCGTCGGACTACGCCGACCGCTTCTCCGGCACGGCACCGCGGGTGACCAGTCCCCAGGGCAAGTTCTCCGACGCCGCCGCACTCCTGGACGGCGTCGGACTCACCCGCACCGAGGCCCACGGAAAACACCTCTTCCTGGGCTTCCGGGACGGCGAGTGGATCCACATCCACCTCGGCCTCTTCGGCAAGGTCGCCTTCGGGGACGCCCCCGCACCCCCGCCCACCGACACCGTCCGCCTGCGCCTGGCCCACAGCGCCGCCTACGTCGACCTCCGCGGCCCCACCACCTGCGCCCTGATCACGGATGGCGAGAAGCAGGCCGTACACGCCCGCCTCGGCCCCGACCCCCTGCGCGCCGACGCCGACCCCGCGGCCGCCCACGCCCGCGTCTCCCGCAGCCGTACGACGATCGCCGCCCTGCTCCTGGACCAGAAGGTCATCGCCGGCGTCGGCAACGTCTACCGCGCCGAGGTCCTCTTCCGGCACGGCATCGACCCCTACCGCGCGGGCAGGGACATCAGCCGCGCCGAGTGGGACGCGATCTGGGCCGACCTCGTCGCCCTCATGCGCGAAGGCGTCCGCGACAACCGCATCGACACCGTCCGCCCGGAGCACACCCCACAGGCCATGGGCCGCCCGCCCCGCGTCGACGACCACGGCGGCGAGGTCTACGTCTACCGCCGCACCCACCAGCCCTGTCACCTCTGCGGCGACGAGATCCGCACCGCCGACCTCGCCGCCCGCAACCTCTTCTGGTGCCCGACCTGCCAGAAGAACTGA
- a CDS encoding ribose-5-phosphate isomerase, translating to MRVYLGSDHAGFELKNHLVEWLKAAGHDPVDCGPHIYDAQDDYPPFCLRAAEQAAADPESLGIVIGGSGNGEQIAANKVKGVRAALAWSEETASLGRQHNNANVMAVGARMHTQDEAAKFVETFLATPFSEDERHIRRIDMLAAYETTGDLPPIPAHHPQQG from the coding sequence ATGCGCGTGTATCTCGGCTCGGACCATGCCGGCTTCGAACTCAAGAACCACCTCGTCGAATGGCTGAAGGCGGCGGGTCACGACCCGGTCGACTGCGGCCCGCACATCTACGACGCCCAGGACGACTACCCGCCCTTCTGCCTCCGCGCCGCGGAGCAGGCGGCCGCGGACCCCGAGTCCCTCGGCATCGTGATCGGCGGCTCCGGCAACGGCGAGCAGATCGCGGCGAACAAGGTCAAGGGCGTCCGTGCCGCCCTCGCCTGGAGCGAGGAGACCGCCTCCCTCGGCCGCCAGCACAACAACGCCAACGTCATGGCGGTCGGCGCCCGGATGCACACCCAGGACGAGGCGGCGAAGTTCGTCGAGACCTTCCTGGCCACCCCGTTCTCCGAGGACGAGCGGCACATCCGCCGCATCGACATGCTCGCGGCCTACGAGACGACGGGCGACCTCCCCCCGATCCCGGCACACCATCCGCAGCAGGGCTGA
- a CDS encoding amino acid permease, whose protein sequence is MTSQPTLTQADSGPGAAGEPGSGLQAGLKNRHLSMIAIGGVIGAGLFVGSSSGIATAGPGILLSYALVGTLVVLVMRMLGEMSAANPTSGSFSAHADRALGRWAGFSIGWLYWFFWVVVLAVEATAGAKILEGWIPAVPQWGWALIVMVVLTATNLVSVGSYGEFEFWFAGIKVVAIGAFIVVGGLAVFGVLPGVDSDKAGLGNLADHGGFLPHGPGAVLTGVLLVVFSFMGSEIATLAAGESEDPQRAVTKSTNSIIWRIGVFYLGSIFIVVTLLPWNDPAIKAQGSYVAALDSLGIAHAGQIMNFIVLTSVLSCLNSGLYTASRMAFSLGERGDAPKAFARTTSRGVPLAAIVSSVVFGFVAVFFNYRFPDSVFLFLVNSSGAVALFVWLAICFSQLRMRKIIQREAPEKLVVRMWLYPYLTWATAALIVFVLGYMLTDTEGESSGRTTVLLSLLVAAAVVAVALVKEKLRTPRDEPSQGGTSPGDKELTTP, encoded by the coding sequence ATGACTTCGCAGCCGACCCTCACCCAGGCCGACAGCGGCCCCGGAGCCGCCGGAGAACCCGGTTCCGGTCTCCAGGCAGGTCTCAAGAACCGTCATCTGTCGATGATCGCCATCGGCGGTGTCATCGGCGCCGGACTGTTCGTCGGTTCCAGTTCCGGTATCGCCACCGCCGGGCCCGGCATTCTTCTCTCCTACGCCCTCGTCGGCACGCTCGTGGTGCTGGTGATGCGGATGCTGGGCGAGATGTCCGCCGCGAATCCGACCTCGGGCTCGTTCTCCGCACACGCCGACCGGGCGCTCGGCCGCTGGGCCGGCTTCTCCATCGGCTGGCTGTACTGGTTCTTCTGGGTGGTGGTGCTCGCCGTCGAGGCGACCGCCGGCGCCAAGATCCTCGAAGGGTGGATCCCCGCCGTACCGCAGTGGGGCTGGGCGCTCATCGTGATGGTGGTGCTGACCGCCACCAACCTCGTCTCCGTGGGCTCCTACGGCGAGTTCGAGTTCTGGTTCGCCGGGATCAAGGTCGTGGCGATCGGCGCGTTCATCGTCGTGGGCGGACTCGCGGTGTTCGGCGTGCTGCCGGGCGTCGACAGCGACAAGGCGGGACTCGGGAACCTCGCCGACCACGGCGGCTTCCTGCCCCACGGACCCGGAGCGGTCCTCACCGGCGTGCTGCTCGTCGTCTTCTCCTTCATGGGCAGCGAGATCGCGACCCTCGCGGCCGGCGAGTCCGAGGACCCGCAGCGGGCCGTCACCAAGTCCACCAACAGCATCATCTGGCGCATCGGCGTCTTCTACCTCGGGTCGATCTTCATCGTGGTCACGCTGCTGCCCTGGAACGACCCCGCCATCAAGGCGCAGGGCTCCTACGTGGCCGCCCTCGACTCCCTCGGCATCGCGCACGCCGGTCAGATCATGAACTTCATCGTGCTGACCTCGGTGCTGTCCTGCCTCAACTCCGGGCTCTACACGGCCTCCCGCATGGCCTTCTCGCTCGGCGAGCGGGGCGACGCGCCGAAGGCGTTCGCACGGACCACGTCCCGTGGCGTGCCGCTCGCCGCGATCGTCTCGTCGGTCGTCTTCGGCTTCGTCGCCGTGTTCTTCAACTACAGGTTCCCGGACTCGGTCTTCCTCTTCCTGGTCAACTCCAGCGGCGCGGTGGCCCTGTTCGTCTGGCTGGCGATCTGTTTCTCGCAGCTGCGCATGCGGAAGATCATCCAGCGCGAGGCGCCGGAGAAGCTCGTCGTGAGGATGTGGCTGTACCCGTATCTGACCTGGGCGACGGCCGCGCTGATCGTCTTCGTGCTCGGCTACATGCTGACCGACACCGAGGGCGAGAGCAGCGGACGTACGACGGTGCTGCTGTCGCTGCTCGTGGCCGCGGCGGTCGTCGCGGTCGCCTTGGTGAAGGAGAAGCTGAGGACGCCCCGGGACGAGCCGTCCCAGGGCGGGACCTCACCGGGCGACAAGGAGCTCACAACACCGTGA
- a CDS encoding serine/threonine-protein kinase: MVESIGQGGMGRVWRAADEMLDRPVAVKEMRIDDFDPEDGRTRRERTLREARATARIDHPNVVRVYDVVDEGERLWIVMELVAGRSLERILAEEGPLDPREAARIGLGLIAALRQVHAGGVLHRDIKPGNVLVESGGRVVLTDFGIAAIQDAKALTMVGMLVGSPDYMAPERISGRPQGPPSDVWSLGATLCAALAGHSPFSRDTTLATLHAVLYEEPRLPAAAGPLRGILANLLAKEPTVRSSLTDLESTLHPIAFPPPTPGPHDPRRRPEAEQGAPPRRPGVSLARSEAATELRPVPDTAPDPAPVPDPYPGPDPYPGPEPSQPVPDPRTRPAGRRGRGGRRAAGWTGRRTGLAAAAGVVAVGTVVAIVLALAPGSQDDDKASGGGSSPTSSVTATGTGTGTGTGVASPSPTVEGTFRPPSLPPGAHQEAGGFAWATPRGWRRDVKTGAEVHYTAPDGTQELVAKSALARGDLMETWRTSEQNAHQGQDYRKIRLERTTFRGRSAVVWEYTFTLQGTSWHARLLGFDEEGKSYQINTWYQPGVEADALKTYDKVKKSFTVL, translated from the coding sequence TTGGTCGAGAGTATCGGCCAGGGGGGAATGGGGCGGGTGTGGCGGGCCGCCGACGAGATGCTCGACCGGCCGGTGGCGGTGAAGGAGATGCGTATCGACGACTTCGACCCGGAGGACGGCCGCACCCGCCGGGAACGCACCCTGCGCGAGGCCCGGGCCACCGCCCGCATCGACCATCCCAACGTCGTCCGCGTCTATGACGTCGTCGACGAGGGGGAACGCCTGTGGATCGTCATGGAGTTGGTCGCCGGGCGCTCGCTGGAACGCATCCTGGCCGAGGAGGGGCCACTGGACCCGCGTGAGGCGGCCCGGATCGGGCTGGGGCTGATCGCCGCGCTGCGTCAGGTGCACGCGGGGGGCGTTCTGCACCGGGACATCAAACCGGGGAACGTGCTCGTGGAGAGCGGCGGGCGGGTCGTCCTGACCGACTTCGGGATCGCCGCGATCCAGGACGCGAAGGCGCTCACCATGGTCGGCATGCTGGTCGGCTCGCCCGACTACATGGCCCCCGAGCGCATCTCCGGCCGCCCGCAGGGCCCGCCGTCCGACGTCTGGTCCCTGGGCGCCACCCTGTGCGCGGCCCTGGCCGGCCACTCCCCGTTCTCCCGCGACACGACCCTGGCGACCCTGCACGCCGTCCTCTACGAGGAGCCCCGACTCCCGGCCGCGGCGGGCCCGTTGCGCGGGATCCTCGCCAACCTCCTGGCGAAGGAGCCGACGGTCCGAAGCTCCCTGACCGACCTGGAGTCCACGCTCCACCCGATCGCCTTCCCGCCCCCGACGCCCGGACCCCACGATCCCCGGCGGCGTCCGGAAGCCGAGCAGGGAGCCCCGCCCCGCCGCCCCGGCGTCTCCCTCGCCCGATCCGAGGCGGCGACCGAACTCAGGCCGGTCCCGGACACCGCCCCGGACCCGGCCCCCGTCCCGGACCCGTACCCAGGCCCGGACCCGTACCCAGGCCCGGAGCCGTCGCAGCCCGTCCCCGACCCGCGGACCCGCCCCGCGGGGAGGAGGGGGAGGGGAGGCCGCCGGGCGGCCGGATGGACAGGCCGCCGTACCGGCTTGGCCGCCGCCGCCGGTGTGGTGGCCGTGGGGACGGTCGTCGCGATCGTGCTGGCGCTGGCGCCCGGCTCGCAGGACGACGACAAGGCGTCCGGCGGCGGCTCCTCGCCCACTTCGTCGGTCACCGCCACGGGCACGGGCACAGGCACAGGCACAGGCGTCGCCTCGCCCTCGCCCACGGTCGAGGGGACCTTCAGGCCGCCGAGCCTGCCCCCGGGCGCGCATCAGGAGGCCGGCGGGTTCGCGTGGGCGACGCCCCGGGGGTGGCGGCGGGACGTGAAGACGGGGGCGGAGGTGCACTACACCGCGCCCGACGGAACGCAGGAGCTCGTCGCCAAGTCCGCCCTGGCCCGCGGCGACCTGATGGAGACCTGGCGGACCTCCGAGCAGAACGCCCACCAGGGCCAGGACTACCGCAAGATCCGCTTGGAGAGGACGACGTTCAGGGGCCGGTCGGCGGTCGTCTGGGAGTACACGTTCACCCTCCAGGGCACCTCCTGGCACGCCCGGCTGCTCGGATTCGACGAGGAGGGGAAGTCGTACCAGATCAACACCTGGTACCAGCCGGGCGTGGAGGCGGATGCCCTGAAGACCTACGACAAGGTGAAGAAGAGCTTCACGGTGTTGTGA
- a CDS encoding LPXTG cell wall anchor domain-containing protein gives MSSRRSTTIAGSLVLASFSAVLILSVPAGADDQGPGSGKGGKAVDKAPAGVRLTTLLPERISVDNGSQETAITATVKNEGTKDSEDIRLLVVGFDGLTVKNVEGCTAIAEKDLPEGSNSGFACPVDRLAAGASKSYAVDATFDLDKTGKICLPVQTRDGKKTFWQQGPVPFGTTNPSPNAPATPLLLGTDNAPVTPAAPAAPGELPKTGVGRDVLPLGAAGASLLAAGAAGLWWSQRRRPQS, from the coding sequence ATGAGTTCTCGTCGTTCGACGACCATCGCCGGATCGCTGGTCCTGGCATCTTTCTCGGCGGTGTTGATCCTTTCCGTCCCGGCCGGGGCGGACGATCAGGGACCCGGCAGCGGCAAGGGGGGAAAGGCCGTCGACAAGGCGCCGGCGGGCGTGCGGCTGACCACGCTGCTGCCCGAGAGGATCTCGGTCGACAACGGTTCACAGGAGACGGCGATCACCGCCACGGTGAAGAATGAGGGGACCAAGGACAGCGAAGACATCAGGCTTTTGGTCGTCGGGTTCGACGGACTGACGGTCAAAAACGTCGAGGGGTGCACGGCGATCGCGGAGAAAGACCTCCCCGAAGGCTCCAACAGCGGTTTCGCCTGCCCCGTCGACCGGCTCGCCGCAGGGGCGTCGAAGTCCTACGCCGTCGACGCGACCTTCGATCTGGACAAGACCGGGAAGATCTGCCTGCCCGTCCAGACCCGCGACGGCAAGAAGACGTTCTGGCAGCAGGGCCCGGTGCCCTTCGGCACGACGAACCCGTCGCCGAACGCGCCCGCCACCCCACTGCTCCTCGGCACCGACAACGCCCCGGTGACCCCCGCGGCCCCCGCGGCCCCCGGCGAGCTGCCCAAGACGGGCGTCGGCCGCGACGTACTGCCGCTCGGCGCGGCCGGGGCCTCGCTGCTCGCGGCCGGTGCGGCCGGGCTGTGGTGGTCCCAGCGGCGGCGGCCGCAGTCGTAG